Proteins found in one Triticum aestivum cultivar Chinese Spring chromosome 4D, IWGSC CS RefSeq v2.1, whole genome shotgun sequence genomic segment:
- the LOC123097497 gene encoding cell cycle checkpoint control protein RAD9B has product MELSMSGGALRTFSRCVTCLARIGSDLVFQAYPDKLELHTLNSSRSAFASVSLTRDFFDHFHLPADAAPSSTPLQCSVLLKSVLAVLRTPTSAIDRLNASLPNPQASKLEFVIHCVSGRKKTHRISCSAESDVQTLALDRNGFPSRLAIRPRDLTRLLSNFQSSLQELTVIATEPAARLPGVDDGTGGKAVELLSYIDPTKDDYDSRLHTQLWIDPAEEFLEYEHAGDPVDVTFGVKELKAFLTFCEGCEVDILLFYQKAGEPVLLAPRFGFDDGSSSNFDVTLVLATMLVSQLNDGSVPQQPPTSAHHAEEPRAAAAAPSPVPENVSNHTRIWSELSGLTPKSFEANAENRAQKERNGRANVLNDTSVLPNTNAPCKLPVTYNANYIEQPVQMDHLEEPPEVVVDNPRSQHHPSNWVGADEDDDDEEDEELFVQTTPHYMD; this is encoded by the exons ATGGAACTGTCGATGAGCGGCGGCGCGCTGCGGACCTTCTCCCGCTGCGTCACCTGCCTcgcccgcatcggctccgacctcGTCTTCCAGGCCTACCCCGACAAG CTGGAGCTGCACACGCTCAACAGCTCGCGGTCGGCCTTCGCGTCCGTCTCCCTCACGCGCGACTTCTTCGACCACTTCCACCTCCCCGCCGACGCCGCGCCGTCGTCCACGCCGCTCCAGTGCAGCGTCCTCCTCAAGTCCGTCCTCGCTGTGCTCCGCACGCCCACCTCCGCGATCGACCGCCTCAACGCTTCGCTCCCAAACCCCCAAGCGTCCAAGCTCGAGTTCGTCATCCACTGCGTCAGCG GGCGTAAGAAGACGCACCGGATCTCGTGCAGCGCGGAGTCCGACGTGCAGACTCTGGCGCTCGACCGCAACGGCTTCCCCAGCCGCCTCGCCATACGGCCACGGGACCTCACGCGCCTGCTCTCCAATTTCCAGTCCTCGCTGCAGGAGCTCACCGTTATTGCCACCGAGCCTGCTGCACGGTTGCCTGGCGTCGATGATGGCACTGGGGGGAAGGCAGTCGAGCTCCTAAGCTACATCGACCCGACCAAAG ATGACTACGACAGTAGGCTGCACACACAACTGTGGATCGATCCAGCAGAGGAGTTCTTGGAGTATGAGCATGCTGGGGATCCCGTAGATGTCACATTCGGGGTGAAAGAATTGAAG GCATTTTTAACATTTTGTGAAGGATGTGAGGTTGATATTCTCCTATTCTATCAGAAGGCTGGCGA ACCTGTACTGTTGGCTCCAAGATTTGGATTCGATGATGGATCAAGTTCTAATTTCGATGTAACTCTAGTTCTAGCCACTATGCTTGTATCACAACTAAATGATGGCAGTGTTCCTCAGCAGCCACCTACATCAGCACATCATGCAGAAGAACCAAGGGCTGCCGCTGCTGCACCATCACCAGTTCCAGAAAATGTCTCAAACCATACAAGAATATGGTCAGAGCTTTCAG GTCTTACTCCCAAAAGCTTTGAAGCTAACGCAGAAAATCGTGCCCAGAAGGAGAGAAATGGAAGAGCTAACGTACTGAATGACACATCAGTGCTTCCCAATACCAATGCTCCCTGCAAGCTACCAGTGACATATAACGCAAACTATAT AGAGCAGCCTGTGCAAATGGATCACTTGGAAGAGCCTCCTG AAGTTGTGGTTGATAACCCTCGTTCGCAGCATCACCCAAGCAACTGGGTAGGTGCCGAcgaagacgatgatgatgaagaagatgaggagCTTTTTGTCCAAACAACACCTCACTACATGGACTAA
- the LOC123099917 gene encoding protein RALF-like 33, whose amino-acid sequence MARQTLLLFVATLVASATAAAAAVELVVQGRTADVAGWMRPGPISCQGTVEECLHEREREHDDVFGLRRRLVYAEEEEDGGGYPTQYISYSALMRDSVPCSVPGASYYNCHPGAVANPYSRGCSAISQCRD is encoded by the coding sequence ATGGCACGGCAAACGCTGCTCCTGTTCGTAGCCACGCTCGTCGCCTCTGCCAcagcggccgcggcggcggtggagctcgtcgTCCAGGGGCGCACGGCGGATGTGGCGGGGTGGATGCGTCCGGGACCCATCTCCTGCCAAGGCACGGTGGAGGAGTGCCTGCACGAACGCGAGCGCGAGCACGACGACGTGTTTGGGCTCAGGCGGCGCCTTGTCtacgcggaggaagaggaggacggcggcggctacCCTACGCAGTACATCAGCTACTCCGCGCTGATGAGGGACTCGGTGCCGTGTTCCGTGCCGGGCGCGTCCTACTACAACTGCCATCCGGGCGCCGTCGCCAACCCCTACTCGCGCGGCTGCTCCGCTATCAGCCAATGCCGCGACTAG
- the LOC123097498 gene encoding 40S ribosomal protein S21 produces the protein MQNEVGDMVDLYVPRKCSATNRIITAKDHASVQINIGHVDENGLYDGRFTTFALSGFVRAQGDADGSLDRLWQKRKAEIKQL, from the exons ATGCAGAACGAGGTGGGTGACATGGTGGACCTCTACGTCCCCAGGAAGTG CTCGGCCACCAACAGGATCATCACGGCCAAGGACCACGCCTCTGTCCAGATCAACATTGGTCACGTTGATGAGAATGGCCTCTATGATGGCCGCTTCACCACCTTTGCTCTCTCTGGGTTCGTCCGTGCTCAG GGTGATGCTGATGGCTCCCTGGACAGGCtgtggcagaagaggaaggctGAGATCAAGCAGCTCTAG